GGGTTAGGCGTGAGAAAATCGAAATCCCCTTACCCCTCACGCTTTACGCCTGACGAATTCAGCAGGCTGCGCGCGATCACCAACTTCTGAATCTCGGAGGTTCCTTCGTAAATTCTCAGTGAACGCACGTCGTTGTAAAGCCGGGCTACCGGCGTGTCCGCCACGACGCCGATGCCGCCGTGGATCTGCAGCGCCTGATCGACGATTCTCTGCGCCGCCTCGGTGGCGAAGAGCTTTGCCATCGACGCGCCTTTTTTGACATCCGCCTCGCCGCGATCGTGCGCCCAGGCGGCTTGATAGACGAGCAGGCGCGCGGCTTCCAGCTCGGTGGCCATGTCGGCGAGCTTGAACTGAATGCCCTGGAATTGTCCTAGCTTCTGTCCGAACTGCTGCCGTTTTTGGCTGTAACGCAACGCTTCGTCCAGGGCCCGGCGCGCCAGGCCGACGGCCGCCGCGCCGACGGTGCAGCGCAGCGTGTCGAGCGTGGCGAAGGCGATTTTGATTCCGTCTCCTTCGCGGCCCAGAAGATTCGATTCCGGCACCACGCAGTTTTCCAAGGCGATAACGCCGATGGGATGAGGCGATAACAACCGGAGTTTTTCCTTGATCGTGAAACCGCGGCTGTCGCCGTCGACGATAAAGGCGCTGAGACCCTTTCCTCTGTTTTCCGGATCGGTCGAAGCGAACACGACATAGCTGTGAGCGATGCCGGCGTTGGAGACAAAGGATTTGACGCCGCTCAGAGAATATTCGCGGCCGCGCTTCACCGCCCGCGTGCTGATGGAGGCGACATCCGAGCCGGCCTCCGGCTCGGTCAATGCGAAGGCGGCGATTATCTCGCCGCGCGCCATAGGAGGGAGACGGCGGGATTTCTGCTCGTCGGTTCCCGCGAGCGTGATCGGATAGCTCCCGAGCGCCTGAACGGCGAACATCGTATCCGCCAAGGCGGAGGCGTAAGCCAGCTCTTCTCTAAGGAGACAGACGTCACGCACCTGGATTTTGTCGCGCGCGCCGCCGAAGCTCTTCGGCACTGCGTACCCGAGCCATCCCGCGCGGCCGAGTTCTTCGACGATCCGCCGCGAGGCCTTTTCTACGTCTGGGTCTTCGCCGCGTTCATGCGAGAAAATTTTCTCGGCCCACGAGCGCGCCCGCTCCTGCAACGGCAGGTGTTCGCTGTCGAAGTACGGAAGCATCGCCTGTCTCGCTAAGAACGGTTGAACGTCGGCGCTCTTTTCTCCACGATAGCCCGATAGCCTTCGCGAAAATCCGCCGTCTCCATGCAGATGGCCTGTGCCCGCGCTTCCATTTCCAAGGCCGCGTCGAGATCCATCTGCATTTCCCGATTGAGCAGTTGCTTGGTTAGGCCTAAAGCATAGAGCGGGCTCTCTTTGAGGCGCTCTGCCAGAGCGTAAGCTTCTTTCATCAAATCCTCATGGCGCACCACTCGGTTCGCCAAGCCGATGCGCCACGCTTCCTGCGCGTCGATGGCATCTCCCAGAAACAAAAGCTCGGTGGCGCGTCCCTGTCCGACGATTCTCGGCAGCAGATGAAGTGCGCCCATGTCGGCGCCGGAGAGCCCCACCCGGACGAATAAAAAGGCAAATCTCGCGTGAACCGACGCGATTCTGAAATCACTCGCCAACGCCAGCATGGCGCCGGCGCCGGCGGCCATGCCGTTGACTGCGGCGATGATCGGTTTCTTCAAGTTACGCATGTTCTTCACGACGTCGCAGCTCGCGCGCGTGAAACGGTAAAGCGAGTCGCCTTTCATATTGACCAGTTTTGCGATGATGTCGTGCACGCTGCCGCCTGAGCAGAAACCTTTACCCTCTCCGGTCAGCACCAGGACCTTGACCGCGTCGTCGTCAGCCGACTCTCGCGTCAACCGTTCGAGCTCTTCGTAAGTCTTGAAGGTGAGCGCATTGAGCTTACCAGGATCGTTCAGCCGCACCGTCGCGATGCCGTCTTTGATTTCGTAGATGAAATTTTCGTAAGCCATACGATACGACTCCTCTGTTGTGATGGAGTACGGGTCCAATACTCCATGACTCCAATGCTTTCACGTATTCGCCGTTCACATTAGGACCTCTGTTGATCGGCGTCAACCTTCCTGCTGTTGCGACCCCTATGGGCACTCTCTATAATCAACTCATGCTTTATCGAGGCTCTCATCTCTTTCTCACTGTTCTGATTGCCGGCTGCTCGTACCTTCCGTCTTCACAGAAGGCGCCGGTGGCGCATACGATCCAGGAAGATGAAGACACGAAAATCAGCCGGCAGTTCCGCCGCGAGGCCAAGAAGCAGCTAAAATTGCTGAACCACCCGGAAATCGAGGGCTACGTGGACCAGGTCGGGCGAAGGCTTCTGTCGGTGATGGGGCCGCAGTCTTTCGAATACCGCTTTTTTGTCGTGGAAGATTCGCAGTTGAATGCTTTCTCGGTGCCGGGCGGATCGATTTATTTTTACACCGGACTGCTTGAGCGAGCGAAGAACACGGCCGAGGTGGCCGCCGTCATGGGCCATGAAATCATTCACGCGAAAGACCGCCATCTGGCGCGCCTTTCCGGGGGACCGGACCCCGTAAGCATCTTGGGGATGCTGGGAATGATCCTTGCCCGCGGCGGAGCGGCCGGTCAAGCCGCCGGAGCCATCAGCCAGGGCATTGCGGCGAGCCGCCAATTTGCTTTCAGCCGCCAATTGGAAATGGAAGCCGACACTCTCGGCGTAAAGTACATGGCGCAGGCGGGGTACGATCCCAAGGGAGCCCTGGGCTTCATGAAAACCCTCGACCAACAAAGAGCCATTAGCCAGTCCGATATCCCGCCTTATCTCATGACCCATCCCATGACGCAGGAACGCGTTGCCAACATGGAGTTGCTTATTCGCTCGGTGAGGGTTGAGCGCCCCAGCTCGGACGGACCGGACCCGCTCAAAAAAGTCCAGGTCATGCTGCGGTTGGAGCGGCACGACGAGGCGGCGGTCATAAACGAATACGAAAGGATCGCCGGCCAAAGCCCCGATAATGCCGAGGCGAGGCATTTTATCGCATTAGCGCAGCAGTCTCAGGGAAAACTGGCCGAATCACGCGCGAATTTTGAGAAGGCGAGGGCGCTCGATCAGCGCCGGCCGGGAATCGATCGGGACCTCGGGAGGCTTTACGGCCAGATGGGTGAGTTCCAGCTCGCTCACGAAGCGCTCGATCGCGCGCTGAGCGCTCAGCCGCGTGAAGCTTTGAATCATTTCTACTTGGGCGAATTGTTCGAACGCGAAGGCAACCTGCGCGACGCGGCGAGGGCGTATCTCGATGCGACCAATCTGGCTCCGCTGTCGCCCGTTGCGTTCAACCGTTTGGGCCTGGCTTACGGCAGAATGAACCGCCCGGGCGAGGGCTATTACTATCTGGCCCGCTCGATGCTACTTCAAGACGAGGATGCCAGAGCTATCGCGGATTTCGAGCGGGCGATAAAGATTCTTGGCCCCAACTCGCCGCGCGGCCAGATGATAAAAGAAGAGCTGCATCGATTAAAAGCCAGGGGGAGATGATTTATTCCGCCGCAGAGGCGGAAAGCGAGTAGAGCTTGCCCCTGGAGGATGAGGGTCTGGCCAGCTTCTGCTCCCGCTTCAACAGAAATCCTCGCGTGTAGTCGGGATCGAAACCCAACAACCCGCAGATATTATCGAAGGAGAAAAGCCACTCCGTGCCTTGATTCTCGATCCATTCCAGGGAATTTTGGTAGAGTTCCCGACCCATGCTGTTACGGGAGCCGCGATATTTCTCAAGACACTCCACGGCGTCTTTAAAAACCGCGATCATCAGTCTCTTTTCGCCCTCGAGCTGGCGGGATAGACCCCGGTTGCCATAGAATTGGGAAGGCAGGCAGGTATCCGGTTCCAGGATCCGGGCTAAGAAATCATCGTACATTATACAGCCTTTTGTGCTAAAAAGTCGAAAGAATACATACCTATAGCACAAGCCGTTTAAAATTTCAACGGAATTCTTTGCTCACCGCTCGGAAATGGGCTCGGATACGAAATTCCAGGCAATACAATACGTTAATCAGGCAAAACCGTCCATCAACCCGGCCAGCTTAGCCTTCGCCACATAGTGGTCCCAAACTTTCTGGATGACTGAAGGCTTTCTCCGACCTTTGCCGACCCGGGCTACCTCGTCGTCGGTATAAAATTTGACCGGTCCTAACGTGGAGGCAAGGCAGAGGCGTGCGGCGCTCTCCTCCAAGTCTACACAGGCGGCAAAGGTCCACTCGATCGATTGGCCGACGACGATCGATCCGTGACCGCGGAGGATAGCGGCGTCGCCTTTTCCGACGGTTCGAGCGACCTGGTCGCCCTGTTCGTCGGTGTGGATGAGGGTGGGGTCCTGATAAACCGGGATGGCGCCCGGGCCGAACAAGGCGCCGGGATTGGAAGCGGGAATCAGCGGTCGATCCGCCATGCTCAGCACCACGACCATGCGGTTGTGTAGATGAGCCACGCTTTGGACGTCGTCCCGTGCGCGGTAGGTGCGGATGTGCATCGGCAGTTCTGACGGCGGATTCCATTTGCCGTCGACTCGCTTGCCGTCGCGGTCTACGGTCACGACATCGTCGGGCGTCACTTCGCAGCGGCTGACCGGATGGCCGTGAATCAAAAAACGGTCGGTGCCGGGAATTCTCACGCTGATGTGGCCGCTGTAATCGACCAACTCCGCGACGAACAACATGCGGCAGGCCATCGCCACTTTCTTTTTCAGATCATCCATCTCCGACATGAACTTCTCCTTTGGGTTTTAAAACTTGGCGCCGTCCGCGGCGCGTGCGTTGGACTCTCCTATCACAGAGTTAATTTATTTTACAGTTGATCGCGCCGGCTT
The window above is part of the Candidatus Binatia bacterium genome. Proteins encoded here:
- a CDS encoding class II aldolase/adducin family protein; amino-acid sequence: MSEMDDLKKKVAMACRMLFVAELVDYSGHISVRIPGTDRFLIHGHPVSRCEVTPDDVVTVDRDGKRVDGKWNPPSELPMHIRTYRARDDVQSVAHLHNRMVVVLSMADRPLIPASNPGALFGPGAIPVYQDPTLIHTDEQGDQVARTVGKGDAAILRGHGSIVVGQSIEWTFAACVDLEESAARLCLASTLGPVKFYTDDEVARVGKGRRKPSVIQKVWDHYVAKAKLAGLMDGFA
- a CDS encoding acyl-CoA dehydrogenase family protein encodes the protein MLPYFDSEHLPLQERARSWAEKIFSHERGEDPDVEKASRRIVEELGRAGWLGYAVPKSFGGARDKIQVRDVCLLREELAYASALADTMFAVQALGSYPITLAGTDEQKSRRLPPMARGEIIAAFALTEPEAGSDVASISTRAVKRGREYSLSGVKSFVSNAGIAHSYVVFASTDPENRGKGLSAFIVDGDSRGFTIKEKLRLLSPHPIGVIALENCVVPESNLLGREGDGIKIAFATLDTLRCTVGAAAVGLARRALDEALRYSQKRQQFGQKLGQFQGIQFKLADMATELEAARLLVYQAAWAHDRGEADVKKGASMAKLFATEAAQRIVDQALQIHGGIGVVADTPVARLYNDVRSLRIYEGTSEIQKLVIARSLLNSSGVKREG
- a CDS encoding M48 family metalloprotease — its product is MAHTIQEDEDTKISRQFRREAKKQLKLLNHPEIEGYVDQVGRRLLSVMGPQSFEYRFFVVEDSQLNAFSVPGGSIYFYTGLLERAKNTAEVAAVMGHEIIHAKDRHLARLSGGPDPVSILGMLGMILARGGAAGQAAGAISQGIAASRQFAFSRQLEMEADTLGVKYMAQAGYDPKGALGFMKTLDQQRAISQSDIPPYLMTHPMTQERVANMELLIRSVRVERPSSDGPDPLKKVQVMLRLERHDEAAVINEYERIAGQSPDNAEARHFIALAQQSQGKLAESRANFEKARALDQRRPGIDRDLGRLYGQMGEFQLAHEALDRALSAQPREALNHFYLGELFEREGNLRDAARAYLDATNLAPLSPVAFNRLGLAYGRMNRPGEGYYYLARSMLLQDEDARAIADFERAIKILGPNSPRGQMIKEELHRLKARGR
- a CDS encoding enoyl-CoA hydratase family protein, with amino-acid sequence MAYENFIYEIKDGIATVRLNDPGKLNALTFKTYEELERLTRESADDDAVKVLVLTGEGKGFCSGGSVHDIIAKLVNMKGDSLYRFTRASCDVVKNMRNLKKPIIAAVNGMAAGAGAMLALASDFRIASVHARFAFLFVRVGLSGADMGALHLLPRIVGQGRATELLFLGDAIDAQEAWRIGLANRVVRHEDLMKEAYALAERLKESPLYALGLTKQLLNREMQMDLDAALEMEARAQAICMETADFREGYRAIVEKRAPTFNRS